From Amycolatopsis sp. cg9, one genomic window encodes:
- a CDS encoding tRNA (adenine-N1)-methyltransferase: MSVSGPFRAGDRVQLTDSKGRHYTLTLADGGEYHTHRGGLAHDDLIGRPEGSVVTSAGGSTYLALRPLLPDYVLSMPRGAQVIYPKDAAQIVMWGDIFPGARVLEAGAGSGALTCSLLRAVGPAGSVQSYEIRDDHAVHAEHNVVKFFGEKPANWTLTVADLASHEGEVDRVVLDMLAPWEQLPNVAAHLVPGGVLTVYVATVTQLSRVTESLREQQCWTEPESWETLMRPWHVVGLAVRPDHRMVAHTAFLLTARRLADGTVSPRVSRRPAKGKG, from the coding sequence TTGTCGGTCAGCGGACCGTTTCGCGCGGGTGATCGGGTGCAGTTGACCGACTCGAAGGGGCGCCACTACACCCTGACGCTGGCCGACGGCGGTGAGTACCACACGCACCGCGGCGGCCTCGCCCACGACGACCTGATCGGCCGTCCCGAAGGCTCGGTGGTGACGTCCGCGGGTGGCTCCACCTACCTCGCGCTGCGCCCCCTCCTGCCGGACTACGTGCTGTCGATGCCGCGCGGCGCCCAGGTGATCTACCCGAAGGACGCCGCGCAGATCGTGATGTGGGGCGACATCTTCCCGGGCGCGCGCGTCCTCGAGGCCGGAGCCGGTTCCGGCGCGCTGACGTGCTCGCTGCTGCGCGCGGTCGGCCCGGCCGGGAGCGTGCAGTCCTACGAGATCCGCGACGACCACGCGGTGCACGCCGAGCACAACGTCGTGAAGTTCTTCGGCGAAAAGCCGGCCAACTGGACGCTCACCGTCGCCGACCTGGCCTCGCACGAGGGCGAGGTCGACCGGGTCGTGCTGGACATGCTGGCCCCGTGGGAGCAGCTGCCGAACGTGGCCGCGCACCTCGTGCCGGGCGGCGTGCTGACCGTCTACGTCGCGACCGTGACGCAGCTGTCGCGGGTCACCGAGTCGCTGCGCGAGCAGCAGTGCTGGACCGAGCCCGAGTCGTGGGAGACGCTGATGCGCCCGTGGCACGTCGTCGGCCTGGCGGTCCGCCCGGACCACCGGATGGTCGCGCACACGGCGTTCCTGCTCACCGCGCGGCGGCTGGCGGACGGCACCGTGTCCCCGCGCGTGTCGCGCCGGCCGGCCAAGGGCAAGGGCTGA
- a CDS encoding M50 family metallopeptidase yields MAATSEQGTGGTRQAVRSDGGLVLFRVAGVPVLLAPSWWIGSLIVVVLYAPLVGRLLPDASTVTSWLLAGAFALLLGLSVLAHELGHCLVALRLGIPVRRLRLFLLGGLSEVARTPKRPGQEGLVAAAGPVVSLLLGGFCGLLMFAVPPDGAVWLLVAECAVANLAVGVFNLLPGLPLDGGRLVRAGVWAATGIRAKGTRAAVAGGAVVAAGLLVWALWGLATASPDRWLRLGVCVVTAWFVILGARSELAAEARRTWPEGLVLGELVRPVLQLPAESPVSDALAASAGRGVVLVRADGVAAGLLDTGAAERLAGTSPHAPAELAAEPIRAETVLLASEPGEDVVERVRETAAWQFLVVDDEGRPAGVLRRDDLRAALNRRTR; encoded by the coding sequence ATGGCCGCGACCAGTGAGCAGGGCACCGGGGGCACCCGGCAGGCCGTCCGCTCGGACGGCGGTCTCGTGCTGTTCCGGGTCGCCGGCGTCCCCGTGCTGCTGGCGCCGTCCTGGTGGATCGGCTCGCTGATCGTCGTGGTGCTCTACGCGCCGCTCGTCGGGCGGCTGCTCCCGGACGCCTCGACGGTGACGTCGTGGCTGCTGGCCGGCGCGTTCGCGCTGCTGCTGGGCCTCTCCGTACTGGCGCACGAGCTCGGGCACTGCCTCGTCGCGCTGCGGCTGGGGATCCCCGTGCGGCGGCTGCGCCTGTTCCTCCTCGGCGGCCTGTCCGAAGTGGCCCGCACGCCGAAGCGCCCCGGCCAGGAAGGGCTGGTCGCGGCGGCCGGGCCGGTGGTGTCGCTGCTGCTCGGCGGGTTCTGCGGCCTGCTGATGTTCGCCGTGCCGCCGGACGGCGCCGTCTGGCTCCTGGTCGCCGAATGCGCGGTGGCGAACCTCGCCGTCGGCGTGTTCAACCTGCTGCCCGGGCTGCCCCTCGACGGCGGCAGGCTGGTCCGCGCCGGGGTGTGGGCGGCCACCGGCATCCGGGCGAAGGGCACGCGCGCCGCGGTGGCCGGCGGAGCGGTCGTGGCCGCCGGGCTGCTCGTCTGGGCGCTGTGGGGCCTGGCCACCGCGAGCCCGGACCGCTGGCTGCGGCTGGGCGTCTGCGTCGTCACGGCGTGGTTCGTGATCCTCGGCGCGCGTTCGGAGCTGGCCGCGGAGGCGCGCCGCACCTGGCCGGAGGGGCTGGTACTCGGCGAACTCGTCCGGCCGGTGCTGCAGCTGCCCGCCGAAAGCCCGGTTTCGGACGCGCTGGCCGCGTCGGCGGGCCGGGGCGTGGTGCTGGTCCGTGCCGACGGGGTCGCCGCCGGGCTGCTGGACACCGGTGCGGCGGAACGGCTCGCGGGCACCTCACCGCACGCGCCGGCCGAGCTGGCAGCCGAGCCGATCCGGGCCGAGACCGTGCTCCTGGCGTCGGAGCCGGGGGAGGACGTCGTCGAGCGGGTCCGCGAGACGGCCGCGTGGCAGTTCCTCGTCGTCGACGACGAAGGGCGCCCGGCGGGCGTGCTGCGCCGGGACGACCTGCGGGCCGCGCTGAACCGCCGTACCCGCTGA
- a CDS encoding RecB family exonuclease encodes MPDADTVTTEPPAAAVATEVRRRPALSPSRASDFKQCPLLYRFRAVDRLPEVPTKAQLRGTLVHSVLERLFALPAAERVPAQARELLGPAWTELSADRPEWTELFDGGKPDDHADWLRSAEKLLDAYFELEDPRRLEPEACELHVEIELGSGVLLRGYIDRLDVAPTGEIRVVDYKTGAAPREIGEAKAMFQMKFYAVVLWRLRGIVPRQLKLMYLTDGQSLAYTPDEAELLRFERTLEAIWQAILKAGKTGDFRASKSKLCNWCDHQAHCPEYGGTPPEYPGWPEPDAGDETPLDRAD; translated from the coding sequence ATGCCCGACGCCGACACCGTCACCACGGAACCCCCAGCCGCCGCCGTCGCGACCGAGGTGCGGCGGCGGCCCGCGTTGTCGCCGTCACGGGCCAGTGACTTCAAGCAGTGCCCGCTGCTCTACCGGTTCCGCGCGGTCGACCGGCTGCCCGAGGTCCCCACGAAGGCGCAGCTGCGCGGCACGCTCGTCCACTCGGTGCTGGAGCGGCTGTTCGCGCTGCCCGCCGCCGAGCGCGTCCCGGCGCAGGCGCGGGAACTGCTCGGCCCGGCGTGGACCGAGCTGTCCGCGGACCGTCCGGAGTGGACCGAGCTGTTCGACGGCGGGAAGCCCGACGACCACGCGGACTGGCTGCGCTCGGCGGAAAAGCTGCTGGACGCCTACTTCGAGCTGGAGGACCCGCGGCGGCTGGAACCGGAGGCGTGCGAGCTGCACGTCGAGATCGAGCTCGGCTCCGGCGTCCTGCTGCGCGGCTACATCGACCGCCTCGACGTCGCGCCGACCGGCGAGATCCGCGTCGTCGACTACAAGACCGGTGCCGCGCCGCGGGAAATCGGCGAGGCCAAGGCGATGTTCCAGATGAAGTTCTACGCCGTGGTGCTGTGGCGGCTGCGCGGGATCGTGCCGCGCCAGCTGAAGCTCATGTACCTGACCGACGGCCAGTCCCTCGCCTACACCCCCGACGAAGCCGAGCTGCTCCGCTTCGAGCGCACCCTCGAAGCCATCTGGCAGGCCATCCTCAAGGCGGGCAAGACCGGCGACTTCCGCGCCAGCAAGAGCAAGCTGTGCAACTGGTGCGACCACCAGGCGCACTGCCCCGAGTACGGCGGCACGCCGCCCGAGTACCCCGGCTGGCCGGAGCCCGACGCGGGCGACGAGACGCCGCTGGACCGGGCCGACTGA
- a CDS encoding thioesterase family protein, whose product MADAFYVPLGGGRFSATAHTAGPWSSESQHFGPPSALLVRALESVEPAHPAELARVTVEILGPAPVAELTLRARVERPGRSVELLQAELASAERVVARASAWRVATSDTAGIATDGGPMLPEPDSVTESPWPEGWQSGYLDAVEWRAVRGGMDVPGPAAVWARQRVPLVDGEEPSGLQRLFTVADSGNGVSNFLDPRQWWFINSELTVHLRRVPSGEWIGLDAVTLVGRHGIGTATSILHDTGGPLATGAQALMVRPRQAGGG is encoded by the coding sequence ATGGCCGACGCGTTCTACGTCCCCCTCGGCGGAGGCCGGTTCTCCGCGACCGCGCACACCGCCGGCCCGTGGTCCTCGGAGTCGCAGCACTTCGGCCCGCCGTCGGCGTTGCTGGTGCGGGCCCTCGAATCCGTCGAACCCGCCCACCCGGCCGAACTGGCCAGGGTCACCGTGGAAATCCTCGGGCCGGCCCCGGTCGCCGAGCTGACCCTGCGGGCCCGGGTGGAGCGCCCCGGCCGGTCCGTCGAGCTGCTGCAGGCCGAGCTGGCGAGCGCGGAGCGGGTGGTGGCCCGTGCGTCGGCGTGGCGCGTCGCGACTTCCGACACCGCCGGAATCGCCACCGACGGCGGGCCGATGCTGCCGGAGCCGGACAGCGTCACGGAGTCGCCGTGGCCGGAGGGCTGGCAGAGCGGCTACCTCGACGCGGTGGAGTGGCGGGCGGTCCGCGGCGGCATGGACGTGCCCGGCCCGGCGGCGGTCTGGGCCCGGCAGCGCGTCCCGCTGGTCGACGGCGAGGAGCCGAGCGGGCTGCAGCGGCTGTTCACCGTCGCCGACTCCGGCAACGGCGTGTCCAACTTCCTCGACCCGCGGCAGTGGTGGTTCATCAACTCCGAGCTGACCGTGCACCTGCGGCGGGTGCCGTCGGGCGAGTGGATCGGCCTGGACGCGGTCACGCTGGTCGGGCGGCACGGCATCGGCACGGCGACCAGCATCCTGCACGACACCGGCGGCCCGCTGGCCACCGGTGCGCAGGCGCTGATGGTCCGGCCGCGACAGGCCGGGGGCGGATAG
- a CDS encoding ParA family protein produces MQITSVVNQKGGVGKTSLSVGTAAALAERGRRVLLVDLDPQGHATTEMLGLAEVPPDQPSLAKALAKTWKGSIDEIVVPHPRSNLGKGGALDVVPTSPGMFDLIRRLDSFRVPGWQLARVIQFANYDHCVIDCPPALDVLTNNALAASHGILVPVQPDKTSIRALRLLADQVRYVEQTVGRQPLSWFGLVPSLYRRPISHYAAAALQEMYEFGIPMLSHLPLGVVMNEAAAHGVPVTTYAPETLQALSFREIAATLDGYLEQNQAPAVVPADEEFVFEDFISEVAVARNVNDNGVRKGLYDLLPKKPNRPR; encoded by the coding sequence ATGCAGATCACCTCGGTGGTCAACCAGAAAGGCGGGGTCGGCAAGACCTCTCTGAGCGTCGGCACCGCGGCCGCGCTGGCCGAGCGGGGCCGGCGGGTGCTGTTGGTCGACCTCGACCCGCAGGGCCACGCGACGACCGAGATGCTCGGGCTGGCCGAGGTGCCACCGGACCAGCCGAGCCTGGCGAAAGCGCTGGCCAAGACGTGGAAGGGCTCGATCGACGAGATCGTCGTCCCGCACCCGCGCAGCAACCTCGGCAAGGGCGGCGCGCTCGACGTCGTGCCGACGTCACCGGGGATGTTCGACCTGATCCGGCGGCTCGACTCGTTCCGCGTACCCGGCTGGCAGCTGGCTCGGGTCATCCAGTTCGCCAACTACGACCACTGCGTCATCGACTGCCCGCCGGCCCTCGACGTGCTGACGAACAACGCGCTGGCGGCTTCGCACGGGATCCTCGTGCCGGTGCAGCCGGACAAGACGAGCATCCGCGCGCTGCGGCTGCTGGCCGACCAGGTCCGGTACGTCGAGCAGACCGTCGGGCGGCAGCCGCTGTCGTGGTTCGGCCTGGTGCCGAGCCTGTACCGGCGGCCGATCTCGCACTACGCGGCCGCGGCGCTGCAGGAGATGTACGAGTTCGGCATCCCGATGCTGTCGCACCTGCCGCTCGGCGTGGTCATGAACGAAGCGGCCGCGCACGGCGTCCCGGTGACGACCTACGCCCCGGAGACGTTGCAGGCGCTGTCGTTCCGCGAGATCGCGGCCACCCTCGACGGCTACCTGGAGCAGAACCAGGCCCCGGCCGTCGTGCCCGCCGACGAGGAGTTCGTCTTCGAGGACTTCATCTCCGAGGTCGCGGTGGCGCGCAACGTCAACGACAACGGGGTCCGCAAGGGCCTCTACGACCTGCTGCCGAAGAAGCCCAACCGGCCGCGCTGA
- the hisG gene encoding ATP phosphoribosyltransferase, which translates to MLRVAVPNKGALAAAATEMLGEAGYRKRHEQRDLTVLDPVNEVEFFFLRPKDIAIYVGSGELDLGITGRDLALDSGAPVEEVQALGFGGSTFRYAAPAGKEWKPADLHGKRLATSYPRLVRDDLARHGVEAEVIRLDGAVEISIQLGVADAIADVVESGRSLRQNNLVAFGDPICVSEAVLLQRAGTGESKAKSQLAARLRGVVFAQQYLMLDYDCPRTLVERAIAITPGLESPTVAPLADEDWVAVRAMVSRKDVNRVMDELAEVGAKAILASDIRSCRL; encoded by the coding sequence ATGCTGCGTGTTGCCGTGCCGAACAAGGGAGCCCTCGCCGCCGCGGCGACGGAGATGCTCGGCGAGGCGGGCTACCGCAAGCGGCATGAGCAGCGCGACCTGACCGTGCTCGACCCGGTGAACGAGGTCGAGTTCTTCTTCCTGCGGCCCAAGGACATCGCGATCTACGTCGGCTCCGGCGAGCTCGACCTCGGCATCACCGGCCGGGACCTCGCGCTCGACTCCGGCGCGCCGGTCGAGGAGGTCCAGGCGCTCGGCTTCGGCGGGTCGACGTTCCGCTACGCCGCCCCGGCCGGCAAGGAGTGGAAGCCGGCGGACCTGCACGGCAAGCGGCTCGCGACGTCGTACCCGCGGCTGGTCCGCGACGACCTCGCCCGCCACGGCGTCGAGGCCGAGGTGATCCGCCTCGACGGCGCCGTCGAGATCTCGATCCAGCTCGGTGTCGCCGACGCGATCGCGGACGTGGTCGAGTCCGGGCGGTCGCTCCGGCAGAACAACCTGGTGGCCTTCGGCGACCCGATCTGCGTCTCGGAAGCGGTCTTGCTGCAGCGCGCGGGGACCGGGGAGAGCAAGGCCAAGTCGCAGCTCGCGGCGCGGCTGCGCGGGGTCGTGTTCGCGCAGCAGTACCTGATGCTGGACTACGACTGCCCGCGCACGCTCGTCGAGCGGGCGATCGCCATCACGCCGGGTCTCGAGTCGCCGACGGTGGCCCCGCTGGCCGACGAAGACTGGGTCGCCGTGCGCGCGATGGTGTCGCGCAAGGACGTCAACCGGGTCATGGACGAGCTGGCCGAGGTGGGCGCCAAGGCCATCCTGGCGTCCGACATCCGCTCCTGCCGCCTCTGA
- a CDS encoding phosphoribosyl-ATP diphosphatase: protein MKTFDELFAELAERARTRPDGSGTVVALDAGVHAQGKKVLEEAGEVWIAAEHESDDRLAEEISQLLYRVQVLMLGRGLSTEDVYRYL, encoded by the coding sequence GTGAAGACCTTCGATGAGCTGTTCGCGGAGCTTGCCGAGCGCGCGCGTACCCGTCCCGACGGGTCCGGCACCGTCGTCGCCCTCGACGCCGGGGTGCACGCCCAGGGCAAGAAAGTGCTCGAGGAAGCCGGCGAGGTGTGGATCGCGGCCGAGCACGAGTCCGACGACCGCCTCGCCGAGGAGATCTCCCAGCTGCTGTACCGGGTGCAGGTGCTGATGCTCGGCCGCGGTCTGTCGACCGAGGACGTCTACCGCTACCTGTGA
- a CDS encoding methylated-DNA--[protein]-cysteine S-methyltransferase, which produces MRTHAVVDSPCGPLTLVAEGDALCGLYMAEQRHRPDELTFGSPDPGADIFARAETELKEYFAGRRERFELPLTFVGTPFQRSVWAQLREIPYGTTTSYGELAARLGSPGASRAVGLANGRNPIGIIVPCHRVVGSTGSLTGYGGGLERKRYLLDFERGALF; this is translated from the coding sequence ATGCGCACCCACGCTGTCGTGGACAGCCCCTGCGGCCCGCTGACGCTGGTCGCCGAGGGCGACGCGCTGTGCGGCCTGTACATGGCCGAGCAGCGCCACCGCCCGGACGAGCTGACGTTCGGCTCGCCCGACCCCGGCGCGGACATCTTCGCCCGCGCCGAAACCGAGCTGAAGGAGTACTTCGCCGGCCGGCGCGAGCGGTTCGAGCTGCCGCTGACCTTCGTGGGCACGCCGTTCCAGCGGTCGGTCTGGGCCCAGCTGCGCGAGATCCCGTACGGCACCACCACCTCGTACGGCGAGCTGGCCGCCCGGCTCGGCAGCCCGGGAGCGTCCCGCGCGGTCGGGCTGGCGAACGGCAGGAACCCGATCGGCATCATCGTCCCGTGCCACCGGGTGGTCGGCTCGACCGGCTCGCTCACCGGCTACGGCGGCGGCCTGGAGCGCAAGCGGTACCTGCTCGACTTCGAGCGGGGCGCGCTCTTCTGA
- a CDS encoding AlkA N-terminal domain-containing protein: MHEDFERCVRAVQGKDARFDGWFYTAVLTTKIYCRPSCPVVPPKPRNMSFYPSAAAAQQAGFRACKRCRPDASPGSPLWNERADLVARAMRLIADGVVDTEGVRGLAARLGYSVRQVERQVFAELGAGPLALARAQRAQTARILIETTALPMTELALAAGFGSIRAFNDTVREVFALSPTELRQRAKGKPAAAGALVLRLPYRKPLCPDNLFGHLVATGVPGVEEWRDGAYRRTLRLPHGAGIVALRPEDGHIACRLTLADLRDLPAATSRCRRLLDLDADPLAVDEQLATDPLLAPLVAAAPGRRVPRTVDGAEFAVRAVLGQQVSTAAARTHAARLVVAHGEPVEDPEGGLTHLFPSPEALASLDPETLAMPRSRRRTLLALVEALTGGLDLGAGSDWETTRAALSALPGFGPWTVESIAMRALGDPDAFLPTDLGIKYAAETLGLGGQAAVVARSAAWRPWRAYATQHLWATGDHAINRMPAA; this comes from the coding sequence GTGCATGAAGACTTCGAACGGTGCGTGCGGGCCGTGCAGGGGAAGGACGCCCGGTTCGACGGGTGGTTCTACACGGCGGTCCTGACGACGAAGATCTACTGCCGGCCCAGCTGTCCCGTGGTGCCGCCCAAACCGCGGAACATGAGCTTCTACCCGAGCGCGGCGGCCGCGCAGCAGGCCGGGTTCCGCGCCTGCAAGCGCTGCCGCCCCGACGCCAGCCCCGGCTCCCCGCTGTGGAACGAGCGCGCCGACCTGGTGGCGCGGGCGATGCGGCTGATCGCCGACGGCGTCGTGGACACCGAAGGCGTCCGCGGGCTGGCCGCCCGGCTCGGCTACAGCGTCCGGCAGGTCGAGCGCCAGGTGTTCGCCGAGCTCGGCGCCGGCCCGCTGGCGCTGGCGCGGGCCCAGCGCGCGCAGACCGCGCGGATCCTCATCGAAACGACCGCGCTGCCGATGACCGAACTGGCACTGGCCGCCGGCTTCGGCAGCATCCGGGCGTTCAACGACACCGTGCGGGAGGTGTTCGCCCTCTCGCCGACCGAACTGCGGCAGCGCGCGAAGGGCAAGCCCGCGGCGGCCGGGGCGCTCGTGCTGCGGCTGCCCTACCGGAAGCCGCTGTGCCCCGACAACCTCTTCGGGCACCTGGTGGCGACCGGCGTGCCGGGCGTGGAGGAGTGGCGGGACGGCGCCTACCGCCGGACGCTGCGGCTGCCGCACGGCGCCGGCATCGTGGCGCTGCGCCCCGAGGACGGCCACATCGCCTGCCGCCTCACCCTGGCCGACCTCCGGGACCTGCCCGCCGCGACCAGCCGGTGCCGCCGCCTGCTCGACCTGGACGCCGACCCGCTCGCCGTCGACGAGCAGCTGGCCACCGACCCGCTGCTCGCGCCCCTGGTCGCGGCCGCGCCGGGCCGCCGGGTCCCGCGCACGGTCGACGGCGCCGAGTTCGCCGTCCGGGCCGTGCTGGGCCAGCAGGTCTCGACGGCGGCGGCCCGCACCCACGCGGCCCGGCTCGTCGTCGCGCACGGCGAACCGGTCGAGGACCCCGAAGGGGGCCTGACCCACCTGTTCCCGTCGCCGGAAGCCCTGGCTTCGCTGGACCCGGAGACGCTGGCCATGCCCCGCAGCCGCCGTCGCACGCTGCTCGCCCTGGTCGAGGCGCTGACCGGCGGCCTCGACCTCGGCGCCGGCAGCGACTGGGAGACGACCCGGGCCGCGCTGAGCGCGTTGCCCGGCTTCGGGCCGTGGACGGTCGAGAGCATCGCGATGCGGGCGCTGGGCGACCCGGACGCCTTCCTCCCCACCGACCTCGGCATCAAGTACGCGGCGGAAACCCTCGGCCTCGGCGGCCAGGCCGCCGTCGTCGCCCGGTCCGCCGCCTGGCGCCCGTGGCGGGCCTACGCCACCCAGCACCTGTGGGCCACCGGTGATCACGCGATCAACCGGATGCCCGCGGCTTGA
- a CDS encoding HAD family hydrolase yields MDGLGAVLWDMDGTLVDSEKLWDVALYETAEALGGKLSEEQRMTLVGSNMDDTAEYLLEVVGREVTPEAIAATGDQIRRRTAGLFDDALPWRPGAREALAAVREAGLRSALVTSTERDLTELALNTIGRDFFDVTVCGDEVEGFNKPHPRPYLKAAELLGVDAARCVAVEDSPPGTASAVAAGCTVLVIPNDVAVEPGERRVFRDSLVGIDVPALAALLG; encoded by the coding sequence GTGGACGGACTCGGCGCCGTGTTGTGGGACATGGACGGCACTCTGGTCGACTCCGAGAAGCTGTGGGACGTCGCGCTCTACGAGACGGCGGAAGCACTGGGCGGCAAGCTTTCCGAAGAACAGCGGATGACGCTCGTCGGGTCCAACATGGACGACACGGCGGAGTACCTGCTCGAGGTCGTCGGCCGCGAAGTCACGCCGGAGGCGATCGCCGCCACCGGCGACCAGATCCGCCGCCGGACGGCCGGGCTGTTCGACGACGCGCTGCCGTGGCGCCCGGGTGCCCGCGAAGCACTGGCGGCGGTGCGCGAAGCGGGCTTGCGGTCGGCGCTGGTCACCTCCACCGAGCGCGACCTCACCGAGCTGGCGCTGAACACGATCGGCCGCGACTTCTTCGACGTCACGGTCTGCGGCGACGAGGTGGAGGGCTTCAACAAGCCGCACCCGCGCCCGTACCTCAAGGCGGCCGAGCTCCTCGGGGTCGACGCGGCGCGGTGCGTCGCGGTCGAGGACTCCCCGCCGGGCACGGCGTCGGCGGTCGCGGCGGGCTGCACGGTGCTGGTCATCCCCAACGACGTCGCGGTCGAGCCGGGGGAGCGGCGCGTGTTCCGCGACTCGCTCGTGGGCATCGACGTGCCCGCGCTGGCGGCTTTGCTGGGCTGA